From one Aspergillus fumigatus Af293 chromosome 8, whole genome shotgun sequence genomic stretch:
- a CDS encoding alpha-galactosidase, whose amino-acid sequence MAQKSTTANAIVVEGKTFALNGYNVSYRFHVDESTGDLRSDHFGGSVSGPIPDDSAPIMNGWTGMPDRVRREFPDQGRGDFRIPAIRIRQSQGHTVSAFRYDSHTVLKGKPALAGLPATFGTEEDVSTLVVHLYDQHSEVAADLMYSIFPKHDAIVRSVRITNKGEGTISIEALSSMSVDLPCEDFDMIGLRGDWAREAHRRRRKVDYGIQGFGSTTGFSSHLHNPFVALAHRSTTESHGEAWGFSLVYTGSFAANIEKGSQGLTRVSMGFHPNQLSWPLAPGEIFTSPECVSVYSKDGLGGMSRSLHRLYRNHLMKSKFAADNRPVLLNSWEGLYFDINEENMHRMAQESAALGVKLFVMDDGWFGDKYPRVSDSAGLGDWVPNPTRFPNGLAPLVKAITSLKVAKSPENLRFGIWVEPEMVNPQSSLYHEHPDWVLHAGSYPRTEQRNQLVLNLALPEVQEFIIDAITNILNSADISYVKWDHNRAINETPSPAATHAYMLGMYRVFDTLTSRFPDILWEGCASGGGRFDPGVLQYFPQIWTSDDTDAVERIFIQMGTSLVYPASAMGAHISAVPNHQTGRTVPLTFRAHVAMMGGSFGLELDPLKMCPEEKAVVPELIALAEKVNPIVLKGDMWRLSLPEESNWPAVLFVSEDGVKAILFLFQLSPNVNHTIPRVRLQGLDRQAMYSVDEQGPYSGDMLMNLGLQYSFSTDYASKVVFLERVDVM is encoded by the exons ATGGCGCAGAAATCGACCACTGCCAACG CCATTGTCGTCGAAGGCAAAACCTTCGCCCTTAATGGCTACAATGTTTCCTACCGGTTCCACGTTGACGAGAGCACCGGTGACTTGCGCTCCGATCACTTCGGCGGCAGCGTCAGTGGACCTATTCCCGATGATTCAGCTCCCATAATGAATGGGTGGACCGGTATGCCTGACCGCGTTCGCCGCGAGTTCCCGGACCAAGGCCGGGGAGATTTTCGAATCCCTGCCATTCGCATCCGCCAGTCGCAGGGACATACTGTTTCAGCTTTTCGGTATGATTCGCATACCGTGTTGAAGGGCAAGCCTGCGCTGGCTGGCTTGCCAGCAACGTTTGGCACAGAGGAGGATGTCTCGACGCTGGTGGTGCATTTGTATGACCAACATAGCGAGGTGGCGGCGGATCTAATGTACTCCATATTCCCAAAGCACGATGCCATTGTCCGGAGTGTGCGCATCACGAACAAGGGGGAGGGCACAATCTCAATTGAGGCGCTGTCTAGTATGAGTGTGGATTTACCATGCGAGGACTTTGATATGATTGGCCTCAGAGGGGACTGGGCAAGAGAAGCGCATCGGCGGAGGCGCAAGGTGGACTATGGAATACAGGG ATTTGGGAGTACAACAGGCTTCTCGTCCCACTTGCACAACCCCTTCGTCGCCCTGGCGCATCGCTCTACTACCGAGTCCCACGGTGAGGCATGGGGATTCTCACTGGTCTACACCGGCTCCTTTGCTGCCAATATTGAAAAAGGCTCGCAGGGATTGACACGTGTATCCATGGGTTTCCATCCAAACCAGCTATCCTGGCCCTTGGCTCCGGGGGAAATCTTCACGTCTCCCGAGTGCGTATCGGTATATTCAAAAGACGGTCTAGGAGGCATGTCGCGCTCTCTGCATCGCCTGTACCGCAATCACCTGATGAAAAGCAAGTTTGCTGCGGACAACCGACCCGTCTTACTGAACAGCTGGGAGGGGTTGTATTTCGACATCAACGAGGAGAACATGCACCGCATGGCACAGGAATCCGCTGCTTTGGGTGTAAAGCTCTTCGTCATGGACGACGGGTGGTTTGGCGACAAATACCCTCGCGTCTCCGACTCAGCGGGTCTAGGCGACTGGGTTCCCAACCCAACCCGATTTCCTAATGGGCTCGCGCCGCTCGTGAAAGCCATTACCTCCTTGAAGGTCGCCAAGTCGCCAGAAAACCTTCGCTTTGGTATCTGGGTTGAGCCGGAGATGGTAAACCCACAGTCAAGCCTATACCACGAACACCCGGACTGGGTCCTCCACGCAGGCTCATACCCACGCACCGAACAACGCAACCAGCTCGTCCTGAATCTCGCGCTACCCGAAGTACAAGAGTTTATCATCGACGCCATCACCAACATCCTCAACAGCGCAGACATCAGCTATGTAAAATGGGACCACAACCGTGCTATCAACGAGACGCCCTCCCCCGCCGCAACTCACGCATACATGCTTGGAATGTACCGCGTCTTCGACACCCTCACCTCTCGCTTCCCCGATATCCTCTGGGAAGGATGCGCCTCCGGCGGTGGACGCTTTGACCCTGGAGTCCTACAGTACTTCCCCCAGATCTGGACATCAGATGACACCGACGCCGTGGAAcgcatcttcatccagaTGGGTACGTCACTCGTCTACCCCGCCAGCGCAATGGGCGCGCATATCTCCGCGGTGCCGAACCACCAAACAGGGCGAACGGTGCCGCTTACCTTCCGCGCGCACGTTGCAATGATGGGCGGATCGTTCGGGCTTGAGCTCGATCCACTGAAGATGTGTCCTGAGGAGAAAGCTGTGGTTCCCGAGCTGATCGcgttggcggagaaggtcAACCCGATCGTGCTGAAAGGCGATATGTGGAGGCTTAGTCTGCCCGAGGAGTCGAATTGGCCTGCTGTGTTGTTTGTCTCGGAAGATGGAGTCAAAGCTATCCTgttcctcttccagctgAGCCCGAATGTTAATCATACCATACCCAGGGTGAGATTGCAGGGGCTGGACAGGCAGGCGATGTACAGCGTTGACGAGCAGGGGCCGTATTCGGGTGATATGCTGATGAACCTTGGATTGCAGTATTCATTTAGCACTGATTACGCTAGCAAAGTGGTGTTTTTGGAAAGGGTcgatgtgatgtga
- a CDS encoding putative Melibiase subfamily — protein sequence MEFYNPIDRVSHIIPTYHKMLNEPIDDAHWRNISRDLPCGYLPLIYIRFSRSRKILETPVTRPVSPKMPPQTITLESQALRVKVLIDNDGAAFLQQVLPLPGTSPNPVSKNFSDSYAPLVEVRLAGEGTERNKSSKSLVGSYVGSRLRYQSHEIEKGADTQTLHVRLQDGSSGALVTSHLTVYEGFPVLRATASIQNGGDKDFVVTQLTSLVLGGLSTGSERWWHEYRLSVPNNSWFREAQWVEHDLPSLGVDDCGVYGRPDEHWGSLTHYSVSKRGTFSTEGHLPMGLLKHVSGKDTWLWQVENNGSWRWEIGDWKDSIYLAAGGPVETEHDWRERLSPGQKFTTVPVALCHVQDDYEAAFAAMTRYRRQIRRKHRDHDRLPIIFNDYMNCLMGDPTEEKILALVDPVVNAGAGYFVIDAGWYADDSGWWDDVGLWEPSSKRFPSGFKALLSQIRNKGLIPGLWIEPEVIGVRSAVAKQLPNEAFFQRDGHRIVEKNRYQLDYRHPAVREHMSAVIHRLVTEYGVGYFKFDYNIDVTQGTDINCSSPGSGQLGHNRAYLQWVDELHDRYHDLVIENCSSGAQRMDYAMLAVHALQSSSDQQDPERYPAIASALPTAVTPEQGAIWAYPQPAWDGELNAMTVVNSLLGRVHLSGRLDLLRPEQIDLIKEGMDVYRAIRADLPTATAFWPLGLPQWHDDWFSLGMDVTKPEGNGRQCYYLSIWRRGGPESIDLPVKALCGRAVSTEILYPTSLPAKAVWLSNKGLLEVTIPSAMGARLIKLTAE from the coding sequence ATGGAGTTCTACAATCCCATTGATAGAGTTAGTCATATAATACCCACCTATCACAAGATGCTAAATGAGCCGATTGATGATGCTCATTGGCGCAATATTAGCCGGGATCTGCCCTGCGGATATTTACCCCTCATTTATATACGATTCTCCAGGTCAAGGAAAATCCTGGAGACCCCAGTAACTAGACCCGTGTCGCCTAAGATGCCGCCGCAGACAATTACACTCGAGAGCCAGGCTCTTCGAGTCAAAGTACTCATTGATAACGATGGGGCAGCTTTCCTTCAACAAGTGCTGCCTCTTCCCGGCACTTCGCCAAACCCCGTGTCGAAGAATTTCAGTGACTCGTATGCACCGCTGGTAGAGGTGCGGCTGGCCGGAGAGGGAACTGAAAGAAACAAGTCCTCGAAAAGTCTCGTGGGGAGCTATGTCGGCTCTCGCCTGCGGTATCAGTCCCATGAGATTGAGAAAGGCGCAGATACCCAGACACTCCATGTTCGATTGCAGGATGGTAGCTCCGGGGCGCTGGTTACATCGCATCTCACAGTTTACGAGGGGTTCCCGGTTCTGCGTGCGACGGCTAGCATCCAAAACGGTGGTGACAAAGACTTCGTCGTGACGCAGCTCACATCGCTCGTTCTCGGTGGGCTATCGACTGGTTCAGAGAGATGGTGGCACGAGTATAGACTATCTGTTCCGAACAACTCGTGGTTCCGAGAAGCACAGTGGGTTGAACATGACCTGCCCAGTCTGGGGGTCGATGATTGTGGCGTCTACGGACGGCCCGATGAGCACTGGGGAAGCCTGACGCACTATTCTGTATCGAAGCGCGGCACCTTTTCAACGGAAGGACATCTCCCAATGGGACTCTTGAAGCATGTCAGCGGGAAAGACACCTGGCTTTGGCAGGTGGAAAACAATGGCTCGTGGCGATGGGAGATAGGAGACTGGAAGGACAGCATTTATCTGGCTGCTGGTGGGCCTGTCGAGACCGAGCATGACTGGAGGGAGAGGCTCTCCCCAGGCCAGAAGTTTACTACCGTGCCTGTTGCGCTGTGTCATGTCCAGGATGACTACGAGGCAGCCTTTGCCGCCATGACTCGGTACAGACGCCAGATCCGGCGCAAGCACCGGGACCACGACAGACTGCCGATCATCTTCAACGATTACATGAACTGTTTGATGGGTGATCCCACCGAGGAGAAAATATTAGCACTTGTAGATCCTGTTGTCAACGCAGGCGCAGGGTACTTTGTGATTGACGCTGGGTGGTACGCGGATGACTCCGGGTGGTGGGACGATGTTGGATTGTGGGAGCCATCTTCGAAGAGGTTCCCATCGGGATTCAAGGCCCTTCTAAGCCAGATCCGGAACAAAGGATTGATTCCAGGACTATGGATCGAGCCTGAAGTTATTGGAGTCCGCAGCGCCGTGGCAAAGCAGCTCCCAAACGAAGCGTTCTTCCAGCGAGATGGTCATCGCATCGTGGAGAAGAATCGATACCAACTCGATTACCGTCATCCCGCCGTACGAGAGCACATGAGCGCCGTCATTCATCGTCTTGTGACTGAATACGGCGTTGGCTACTTCAAGTTCGACTACAACATCGATGTCACCCAGGGGACAGACATCAACTGCTCAAGTCCTGGCTCCGGCCAACTAGGACATAACCGTGCTTATCTTCAGTGGGTAGACGAGTTGCACGATCGCTACCATGACCTCGTGATTGAAAACTGCTCCAGCGGGGCCCAGCGAATGGATTACGCCATGTTGGCGGTCCACGCTCTTCAGTCGTCGAGCGACCAGCAAGATCCAGAGCGCTACCCGGCCATTGCCTCGGCTCTCCCTACTGCAGTTACTCCGGAACAAGGAGCAATATGGGCTTACCCACAGCCGGCATGGGATGGTGAGCTCAACGCGATGACCGTAGTCAATAGTCTTCTTGGCAGAGTGCATTTAAGTGGTCGTTTAGATCTTCTCCGGCCGGAGCAGATTGATCTGATCAAAGAGGGCATGGACGTTTATAGAGCCATCCGGGCTGATTTGCCCACAGCAACCGCCTTTTGGCCTTTGGGTCTTCCGCAATGGCATGATGATTGGTTCTCACTCGGTATGGATGTGACGAAGCCTGAGGGCAATGGTCGCCAGTGCTATTACCTTTCAATTTGGAGACGAGGCGGTCCCGAATCCATTGACCTGCCCGTCAAAGCCCTGTGTGGTAGGGCTGTTAGCACTGAGATCCTTTACCCTACCAGTCTTCCTGCGAAGGCTGTATGGTTGTCTAACAAAGGTTTATTGGAAGTCACTATTCCGTCTGCAATGGGAGCTCGACTTATCAAGCTGACAGCAGAGTGA
- a CDS encoding YoaK family protein has product MTFRHRDTQSIPHETDWLLHPGNNTPSPTKSRARRFAAHLTTEINPHYGDILLIFCYIITGLLDSSAVFIWGSFVSMQTGNTVYLGLGLIGIDDTTRWIKAGVSIFSFCFGSLCFAAFHRRFPSRQRWVLCASFAIQMLCVAVAATIVTLHFPSRQSDLSWKALVPQVLVAFQSSGQAVTSRVLQFNGLTSVVLTSVYCDFFSSPRFPSLSAVEDRRRLGAIGCLLLGTVLGGLWARSSAGLMGALWMAVLCKGMITGAWLGWKGQQSDD; this is encoded by the coding sequence ATGACATTTCGACATCGCGATACGCAGTCGATTCCACACGAGACAGACTGGTTACTGCACCCTGGGAACAACACCCCTTCACCGACAAAGTCGCGTGCACGCCGGTTTGCCGCCCACCTCACCACGGAAATCAACCCTCACTATGGAGATATCTTACTCATATTCTGCTATATCATTACTGGACTACTCGATAGCTCTGCCGTGTTCATTTGGGGCTCTTTCGTGAGCATGCAGACCGGCAACACCGTGTACCTAGGCCTTGGCCTGATCGGCATAGACGACACCACCCGCTGGATCAAAGCCGGCGTCTCCATTTTCAGTTTCTGCTTCGGTTCCCTCTGCTTCGCTGCCTTCCACCGGCGGTTTCCATCGCGACAGCGCTGGGTGCTTTGCGCGTCGTTCGCCATCCAGATGCTCTGTGTAGCAGTAGCTGCGACAATCGTGACCTTGCACTTTCCTTCCAGACAGTCGGACCTCAGCTGGAAAGCACTGGTGCCACAGGTTCTGGTCGCGTTTCAGAGTAGCGGACAGGCCGTGACAAGCCGCGTCTTGCAGTTTAATGGGTTGACCAGTGTGGTGTTGACCAGTGTCTACTGTGACTTTTTCTCCAGTCCCAGGTTTCCGTCGCTTTCTGCGGTGGAGGACAGGAGGCGCCTGGGCGCGATTGGTTGTTTACTCCTTGGAACGGTTCTTGGAGGGCTGTGGGCGAGAAGTTCGGCGGGATTAATGGGGGCTTTGTGGATGGCAGTTTTGTGTAAAGGGATGATTACTGGTGCCTGGCTGGGATGGAAGGGGCAGCAGAGCGATGATTGA
- a CDS encoding putative integral membrane protein, translated as MLIQNRQDVHVFSLFCLNVEYGSFSPISPGPNMYLVTRYGYGRHFELIAKQPSTVSMFLKMSFCVLYMHIFVPSRVLNSLCVALIILLIMECVEEIIVVILQCRPVQAAWTPIPAKCLNLTLFYYVSFGIKLATDIAIFVLPIPPLLRLRVRGLQKFVVILMFALGLMVCVTSIIRVTYIKDLNPDHTWSLVAPLNWSAVEICVAIFISCLPSLKTLITIHWQNASRVTSSNTDSTADSLCTRIRTFFLGNGKEADHEQRHTSPDGTAGADIPLPENNVRTVDSAHSNIGGDV; from the exons ATGCTGATTCAGAATCGGCAAGATGTTCACGTTTTCTCTCTGTTTTGTCTCAATGTGGAGTATGGCAGCTTTTCCCCGATCTCGCCTGGCCCTAACATGTACCTAGTGACCAGATATGGCTACGGAAGACATTTCGAATTGATCGCGAAGCAACCCTCCACGGTCTCCATGTTTCTCAAG ATGTCGTTCTGCGTCTTGTATATGCATATATTTGTGCCCTCACGGGTCCTCAACTCATTATGCGTCGCCCTCATCATACTGCTGATTATGGAGTGCGTCGAAGAGATCATAGTGGTCATTCTACAGTGCCGACCTGTGCAGGCGGCGTGGACCCCTATCCCTGCGAAGTGTTTGAATCTCACCCTATTCTACTACGTCAGCTTCGGCATCAAGTTAGCGACAGACATTGCAATCTTCGTCCTGCCAATTCCTCCCTTGCTCCGACTTAGGGTTCGGGGCCTCCAGAAGTTCGTGGTAATCCTGATGTTCGCGCTGGGGTTGAT GGTCTGCGTGACGAGCATCATTCGCGTGACTTACATCAAAGACTTGAATCCAGACCATACAT GGTCTCTAGTTGCTCCACTCAACTGGTCCGCGGTGGAAATCTGCGTTGCAATATTCATATCCTGTCTACCCTCGCTCAAGACCTTGATTACGATCCATTGGCAAAACGCCAGTCGTGTCACCTCGAGTAACACTGATAGCACCGCCGATTCCCTGTGCACCCGGATCCGCACCTTTTTCCTGGGGAACGGCAAAGAGGCGGACCACGAGCAGCGGCATACATCTCCTGATGGAACTGCTGGCGCTGATATTCCTCTTCCAGAGAACAATGTCCGTACGGTGGACAGTGCTCACAGTAATATTGGGGGAGATGTATGA